A genomic window from Hemitrygon akajei unplaced genomic scaffold, sHemAka1.3 Scf000068, whole genome shotgun sequence includes:
- the LOC140722046 gene encoding NACHT, LRR and PYD domains-containing protein 3-like, giving the protein MDADRSSEISAFLSHCVDHQLFQLTKFYRDRLEQAIEEGVEELGLMLTGEDHFTGREHHSVTELAEKGNRAGASELLLDLVMEKGSGARRVMWESFVKLHHHLPKLNRILKEIQERGDAQFAYMDTERGLSEVPTHLKGVQRKHKETLRAQTEELRVNTILMSEKENVFQLVDRYAELTVISTVRDRRLVEHELLARGRVHEEWREKHLRRELEKIRIAHLFQSNDSHRFRDKMKKLFTPPRSGCSAAVAGVPGIGKTTMVQKIVYDWATGKIYEQFQFVFSFKFRDLNSINCRINLRELILDHYPYFRNILRKVWKNPEGLLFIFDGLDEFKHRIDFADSRRDTEPKHQCPDPECWCEVSDIVYSLIQGKLLPGCSVLVTTRPTALHLLEKAEIRVRAEILGFVGEERKEYFFRHFEDQTVSAAVFKHVKENEILYTMTYNPSYCWILALVLGPFFTQNVRGTQRIPNTITQLYSYYIYSILKNHGREIENPRDVLLRVGLMAFRGVSEKKIVFTGGDLINYDLQPSQFLSGFLMELLEREDSARSVVYTFPHLTIQEFVAAVAQFLNPHPGDILKSLSEAHNTTDGRFEVFLRFVAGLSSPMTARGLEDFLGPFPHETTCQVIDWVKEEFQRQSGNTESEAGKRSLLNTLHYLFESQNSGLAQATLGSVETLSFSGLTLTPIDCAVLSHVIGLCDTIKHLDLEKCNIQCEEIQRLGPGLHKCHELRVGRNELGDAGVKLVSAALRNPECKIQKLWLNNVGLTDSGAEDLVSALSTIPSLTELNLSENELGNSGVKLVSAVLRNTECKIQTVRLFSVGLTDSGAEDLVSALITTRSLTDLDLSVNKLGDSGVKLVSEALKNPECKIQKLWLSGVRLTDSGVEDLVSAIITNGLLTRANLGSNWLTDRSVPALRRLILAVPSLERIVLVKNRFSQTGVKELRSLQETRPGLSVIFDHRNM; this is encoded by the exons ATCGGAGCTCTGAAATCTCCGCATTCCTGTCACACTGTGTCGATCACCAACTGTTCCAGTTGACGAAATTCTATCGGGACcgactggagcaggcgattgaggagggtgtggaggaACTCGGCCTCATGTTAACAGGCGAGGATCATTTCACGGGACGGGAGCATCAC AGCGTGACTGAGCTCgcagagaagggaaaccgagcgggcgcttccgaactcctcctggatctggtgatggagaagggctccggggcccggagggtgatgtgggaatcctttgtgaaactacacCACCATTTACCGAAGCTTAACAGAATATTGAAGGAAATACAGGAACGTG GTGATGCGCAGTTCGCCTACATGGACACCGAGCGGGGTTTATCTGAAGTGCCCACACACCTAAAAG GCGTTCAgaggaaacacaaggagactctgcgcgCACAGACGGAagaactgagagtgaacacgatcctgatgagcgAGAAGGAGAacgttttccagctggttgatcgatacgctgagctcacggtcatttccactgttcgagatcggagactagTGGAACATgaactgctggcaagaggcagagtccacgaggaatggagggagaaacATCTCCGCAGAGAGCTGGAGAAAATCCGCATTGCTCATTTGTTTCAGAGCAATGACTCACATCGTTTTCGAgacaaaatgaagaaattatttaCACCACCGAGGTCCGGGTGTTCTGCAGCTGTGGCCGGAGTCCCAGGGATCggaaaaacaacaatggtacaaaagattgtttatgactgggctaCGGGAAAAATATACGAACAATTCCAATTTGTCtttagtttcaaattccgggatttaaactccattaattgcagaataaacctgagggaactgattctggatcactATCCTTACTTTAGGAATATCCTGAgaaaggtctggaagaacccagagggattgctgtttatatttgatggtttggatgaattcaaacacagaatcgattttgctgacagtcggagagacacagaacccaagcaccagtgcccagatcccgagtgctGGTGTGAAGTGTcggatattgtgtacagtttaatccagggcaagctgctcccagggtgttcagtgctggtgaccacccgccccactgcgttacatttattggaaaaggccgAGATCAGAGtccgggctgaaatcctgggatttgttggtgaggaacggaaggaatatttcttcaggcattttgaagatcagacggtgtcagcagctgttttcaaacacgtgaaagAGAACGAGATTCTGTACACTATGacctacaacccctcctactgctggatccttgcTCTAGTACTGggacccttcttcacacaaaatgTCAGGGGCACGCAGCGAATTCCCAACACCATCACCCAACTATATTCCTACTATATATAcagcatcctgaaaaaccacggccgtgagattgagaaccctcgtgatgtgttactcagagTTGGTCTGATGGCCTTTAGAGGAGTGTCCGAAAAGAAAATTGTGTTTACAggtggagatttgatcaactacgaCCTGCAGCCTTCCCaattcctgtccgggttcctaatggagcttttggagagagaagattctgcccggagcgtggtgtacacattcccacacctcaccatccaagagtttgtagctgcagtcgcacaattcctgaatccacatcccggggatatcctgaaatccctcagtgaagcccacaacacgacagatgggcgattcgaggtatttctccgttttgttgctggtctctcctccccaatgacagctcggggcctggaggactttctgggtccatttcctcatgaaacaacctgccaggtgattgactgggtgaaggaggagtttcaacgccagagtggaaacacagagagtgaagctggtaaaaggagcctcctgaacacattgcactacctgtttgagtctcagaatagtggactggctcaggccaccctgggatctgtggaaacactttcattcagtggattgacactgaccccgattgactgcgctgtcctgtctcatgtcatcggactctgtgatacaataaaacacctggACCTGGAGAAAtgcaacattcagtgtgaagaaatccagcggctgggacccgggctgcacaagtgccacgagttgag AGTTGGGCGCAATGAACTGGGAGAtgcaggagtgaaactggtgtctgcggctctgaggaacccagagtgtaaaatacagaaactgtg gctgaacaatgtcggtctcacagattctggtgccgaggatctcgtctctgctctcagtacaatcccatcactgacggagctgaacctgagtgaaaATGAACTGGgaaattcaggagtgaaactggtgtcagCGGTTCTAAGGAAcacagagtgtaaaatacagacagtgcg gctattcagtgtcggtctcacagattctggtgccgaggatctcgtctccgctctcattACAACGCGATCACTCACGGATTTGGACTTGAGtgttaataaactgggagattcaggggTGAAACTGGTATCTGAGGCACTGAagaacccagagtgtaaaatacagaaactgtg GCTGAGTGGTGTccgtctcacagattctggtgtcgagGATCTCGTCTCAGCTATCATTACAAACGGATTACTAACGCGGGCGAACCTGGGATCAAACTGGctcacagaccgatctgtccccgctcttcGTCGCCTTATACTGGCAGTCCCGAGTCTGGAGCGGATTGT gctggtgaAGAATCGGTTCAGTCAAACCGGGGTGAAGGAACTGAGGTCTCTCCAAGAAACCAGACCAGGACTGAGCGTGATATTTGACCATCGGAATATGTGA